A part of Fibrobacter sp. genomic DNA contains:
- a CDS encoding His/Gly/Thr/Pro-type tRNA ligase C-terminal domain-containing protein: MIVGEKEMAEGKVSVNKRKEGDKGSMTVQAFLDMTADDRKVVR, from the coding sequence ATCATCGTTGGCGAAAAGGAAATGGCCGAAGGCAAGGTTTCCGTCAACAAGCGTAAGGAAGGCGATAAGGGCAGCATGACTGTTCAGGCCTTCTTGGATATGACTGCTGATGATCGTAAGGTCGTTCGCTAG
- a CDS encoding integrase core domain-containing protein, with protein MREAINTYGWPEVFNTDQGCQYTSEQFTGIFTWEGCPTRLSMDGKGRAYDNIFVERFWRTLKQEDIYIRGYETVTECRQGLKEYFVRYNDERLHSSLDWNTPSDVYFERVHLDNVA; from the coding sequence GTGCGCGAAGCGATCAACACGTACGGCTGGCCGGAAGTGTTCAATACGGATCAGGGCTGCCAGTACACGTCAGAACAGTTCACCGGCATATTCACTTGGGAGGGATGCCCGACAAGGCTCTCCATGGACGGCAAGGGTAGGGCCTACGACAACATATTCGTTGAACGCTTCTGGAGAACGTTGAAACAGGAGGACATCTACATCAGGGGCTATGAAACGGTAACCGAGTGCAGGCAAGGCTTGAAGGAATACTTTGTACGCTATAACGACGAAAGATTGCATTCATCCCTTGACTGGAACACGCCTTCGGATGTATATTTCGAAAGGGTTCATCTAGACAATGTCGCCTAG
- a CDS encoding DUF3800 domain-containing protein — protein sequence MSCLSIFVDESGDFGPYDSKSPYYIVTLVIHDQSKDISNHVQTLNAKVQSLGFGNDFVIHTAPLIRREEIFVNEPPNKRRSLFISLFFFVMKSPISYKTFVFEKRQGETTLALEGRMAREMSLFIRQNLAFFQKFEDVVLYYDNGQHELNRILNYILSTELSSYTLRKVLPKDYKLFQVADLICTLQLLSLKCESGELSKSEQLIFHSKRELRKTFLGPIQKKRFN from the coding sequence ATGAGTTGCCTAAGTATTTTTGTGGATGAGAGTGGGGATTTCGGCCCTTACGATTCAAAATCCCCATATTACATTGTGACACTCGTCATCCATGACCAATCAAAAGATATAAGCAACCATGTTCAAACTTTGAACGCCAAGGTCCAGTCGCTTGGATTCGGCAACGATTTTGTCATTCACACAGCACCACTTATTCGCAGGGAAGAAATCTTCGTCAACGAGCCTCCAAACAAAAGAAGGTCTCTTTTTATAAGCCTGTTTTTCTTCGTCATGAAATCTCCGATTTCCTACAAGACTTTCGTCTTCGAAAAGCGACAAGGCGAAACTACTTTGGCTTTAGAAGGTCGTATGGCCCGCGAAATGTCTCTGTTCATCCGACAAAACCTAGCCTTCTTTCAAAAATTTGAGGATGTTGTCCTTTATTATGACAACGGCCAACACGAGTTGAACAGGATTTTGAATTACATCCTTTCAACGGAACTATCCTCTTATACACTCCGAAAAGTGCTTCCCAAGGATTATAAGTTATTCCAAGTTGCCGACTTGATTTGTACCTTACAGCTTCTCAGCCTAAAATGCGAAAGTGGAGAACTTTCTAAATCAGAGCAACTTATATTCCACAGTAAGCGAGAACTAAGAAAGACTTTTTTAGGCCCAATACAAAAGAAACGATTTAATTAG
- a CDS encoding phospholipase D-like domain-containing protein: MPNKSIKPDLQLLVHKFSDYYPQFMRYDAREFDYPVYRTKVTYTVAKEQKLHPVILSVLKMIKYLESLDSPDVYQQLKQITQLDDKILDNILADITTKGYLKQGDSLQLSKNGLEILENEKEIVTELMCSYINFDGIYGTPLPDDGKFNADDKKAREGAIEFKPYVKIRPRIESLDEEFADNKTLRQVLIENLQNEEYDIIDIQQVDPNKYFNKYFCLFYKDREDNEKLLAIDKNYEVDSEATELFDRLSNEQKFNDNVSTNCRELLNENKDSFERTTSEIVEEKVKPVEKIDITEGKTIEVDEHKKYFIYILENAKQSIYIQSPWINWRTLQLYKDYIENAINRGVKVTIKYGMKPRNRFDKIGIDEESERFFNSLDKNLFRFIKRDDHSKIVICDSEFMIMGSFNWLSFGGGNEPNARGETSSIIKNEAEIKKQIAKFQ; the protein is encoded by the coding sequence CGTTCACAAATTTAGCGATTATTATCCTCAATTTATGAGGTATGACGCTCGTGAATTTGATTATCCTGTGTATAGGACGAAGGTGACCTACACTGTTGCAAAAGAACAGAAACTGCATCCTGTTATTCTTTCCGTCCTTAAAATGATAAAGTACCTGGAATCGCTTGACAGCCCGGACGTTTATCAACAGTTGAAACAAATTACACAATTGGATGATAAAATACTAGACAATATCTTGGCTGATATTACGACAAAGGGATATCTGAAGCAGGGCGATTCTCTCCAGCTTTCAAAGAACGGACTTGAGATACTCGAAAACGAGAAAGAAATAGTTACAGAATTGATGTGTAGCTATATAAATTTTGACGGAATCTATGGAACTCCACTTCCTGATGACGGGAAATTTAATGCAGATGATAAGAAAGCTCGCGAAGGGGCGATTGAATTTAAGCCATATGTGAAAATCCGTCCTAGAATAGAATCTTTAGACGAAGAGTTTGCAGACAACAAAACGTTGCGGCAGGTATTGATCGAAAATCTGCAAAATGAAGAATATGATATAATCGACATTCAGCAAGTCGATCCCAACAAATACTTCAACAAGTATTTTTGCCTTTTTTACAAAGATCGCGAAGATAACGAAAAACTGTTGGCTATAGACAAAAATTATGAAGTGGATTCTGAGGCTACCGAGCTTTTTGATCGACTGTCTAATGAACAAAAATTTAATGACAATGTATCGACCAACTGTAGAGAACTTCTAAACGAAAATAAAGACTCGTTCGAACGAACGACTTCGGAGATTGTCGAAGAAAAGGTAAAGCCTGTTGAAAAAATTGATATTACCGAAGGTAAGACAATTGAAGTTGATGAACACAAGAAATATTTCATCTACATTCTTGAAAATGCAAAGCAAAGTATTTACATCCAATCGCCTTGGATTAATTGGCGGACATTGCAACTATATAAGGATTATATAGAAAACGCCATAAATAGAGGTGTGAAAGTAACCATAAAATATGGAATGAAGCCTCGAAATCGTTTTGACAAAATAGGGATTGATGAGGAATCAGAAAGGTTTTTCAATTCGCTAGATAAAAATTTATTCCGTTTTATTAAACGGGACGATCATTCCAAAATCGTCATTTGCGACAGTGAGTTTATGATAATGGGAAGTTTCAACTGGCTCAGTTTTGGTGGTGGAAACGAACCGAACGCACGAGGAGAAACATCTTCAATCATCAAAAACGAAGCGGAAATAAAGAAACAGATAGCGAAATTTCAATAA